A DNA window from Gemmatimonadaceae bacterium contains the following coding sequences:
- a CDS encoding TonB-dependent receptor, whose protein sequence is MTFARPVCGLRVRAALATLAGFAFATLAAIASASDAQAQTTTGAIRGYVRDSAGTPIGDAQVIARNAAMGAERIATTNSNGFYNLAGLRPARYDLQVRRLGYSAQTRAVTVGIGEVLTLDLQLAQTATQIAGVRILSTETTETARSSESGTNVSRQQIENLPNFERNFLDIAKLVPGITASTVNNSDKFLAAGGQPAEAVNVFVDGATYKNDVLRGGVVGQDASKGNPFPQAAVQEFRVITQNYKAEYQKASSAIITATTRSGTNTWEGELFGYGIGKAYVARNPIEVLNGSPRSRYERLQAGGSLGGPIAKDKLFFFGTYELNFRDEPQYVTLGGNAAQAPTGLNPAQYTGAFTSQFREHLGFGKLTWLKSSRSTVDASLNVRTENDFRGFGGQTSYQSAEDVAIRTLTGVANWRYAGEKWLNEAQVNVQNFVWNPRPRNPGLIGRDYAGIIRIGGREGRQEFTQGRIALRNDVTRSGVQLGGDHVFKGGASIDFLGYEGIKDFFFTTPLLRYRAEENYVRPFQAQFGFGNPKISADNIQIGGYLQDDWTVTPKFTINAGIRWDIETNGINNSYVTPKALADSLRLLAPQMTVGQPTASGTVVRRPINDLGGIENFITTGRSDRPINLGAIQPRLGFSYDLKGDGRTVVFGGVGIYFDRNYWNTLFDEQYLRQFRRLTINFKDSCAVDEFNCAVWDSRFEDPAQLRTLGFATAPEVFLVKNNLEAPRTNQFSAGVRQAIGGYQLTVSYNGIRGYNGMNFIRVSPWGGFAPNYSTIFATDDRVKTWYDAFQLQASKPLAGSRWGGSLAYTLAKMEEQGQSTDLFWGFDDRYTTVADRPRRVTPGDQRHQLVANAIVRLPADFMLSGVVNLGTGIASSATDASAGWGQFTEKTYVYQPPTRAFLGVGHVFNNQNLDIRLEKGFFVRGGQRVSISADLYNSLNSRNFGCYDATIFPTSGNANLKYNKPNCAALGRRLQVGLRYGLVPQVNR, encoded by the coding sequence GTGACCTTCGCACGTCCTGTATGCGGGCTGCGCGTCCGTGCCGCACTCGCAACGCTTGCCGGGTTCGCCTTCGCCACCCTCGCCGCCATCGCGTCCGCCTCCGACGCACAGGCGCAGACGACCACCGGCGCCATTCGCGGCTACGTGCGTGACTCTGCCGGCACCCCGATCGGCGACGCGCAGGTCATCGCCCGAAACGCGGCCATGGGCGCCGAACGCATCGCCACCACCAACAGCAACGGCTTCTACAACCTCGCCGGGCTCCGCCCAGCCCGCTACGACCTGCAGGTGCGCCGACTCGGCTACAGCGCGCAGACGCGCGCCGTCACCGTCGGCATTGGTGAGGTCCTCACGCTCGACCTCCAACTCGCGCAAACCGCCACGCAGATTGCCGGCGTCCGCATCCTGTCCACCGAGACAACCGAGACGGCGCGCTCCTCGGAGAGCGGGACCAACGTCTCGCGCCAGCAGATCGAGAACCTCCCCAACTTCGAGCGCAACTTCCTCGACATCGCCAAGCTCGTCCCGGGAATCACCGCCAGCACGGTGAACAACTCCGACAAGTTCCTCGCTGCCGGCGGGCAGCCCGCCGAGGCGGTGAACGTCTTTGTCGACGGCGCCACCTACAAGAACGACGTGCTGCGCGGCGGCGTCGTGGGGCAGGACGCCTCCAAGGGAAACCCGTTCCCGCAGGCGGCGGTGCAGGAGTTCCGCGTCATCACGCAGAACTACAAGGCCGAGTACCAGAAGGCGTCGAGCGCCATCATCACGGCCACGACGCGCTCGGGGACCAACACCTGGGAAGGGGAACTCTTCGGCTATGGGATCGGGAAGGCCTACGTGGCCCGCAACCCGATCGAGGTCCTCAACGGCTCGCCGCGCTCGCGCTACGAGCGGTTGCAGGCCGGCGGTTCGTTAGGCGGCCCGATCGCCAAGGACAAACTCTTCTTCTTCGGTACGTACGAGCTCAACTTCCGCGACGAGCCACAGTACGTCACGCTGGGCGGCAACGCCGCGCAGGCTCCTACTGGGCTCAACCCGGCGCAGTACACCGGCGCCTTCACCTCCCAGTTCCGCGAGCACCTGGGCTTCGGCAAGCTCACCTGGCTCAAGTCGTCGCGCAGCACGGTCGACGCCTCGCTCAATGTCCGCACCGAGAATGACTTCCGCGGCTTCGGCGGACAGACGAGCTATCAGTCGGCCGAGGACGTCGCCATCCGGACACTGACCGGTGTCGCCAACTGGCGGTATGCAGGTGAGAAGTGGCTCAACGAAGCGCAGGTGAACGTGCAGAACTTCGTCTGGAACCCGCGCCCCAGGAATCCGGGGCTCATCGGGCGCGACTACGCCGGGATCATTCGCATCGGCGGGCGCGAAGGGCGGCAGGAGTTCACCCAGGGACGCATCGCGCTGCGTAACGACGTGACGCGTTCCGGCGTGCAGCTGGGCGGTGACCACGTCTTCAAGGGAGGCGCCTCGATCGACTTCCTCGGTTACGAGGGGATCAAGGACTTCTTCTTCACCACGCCGTTGCTGCGCTATCGCGCAGAGGAGAACTACGTCCGACCGTTCCAGGCGCAGTTCGGCTTCGGAAACCCGAAGATCTCCGCCGACAACATCCAGATCGGTGGCTACTTGCAGGACGACTGGACCGTGACGCCGAAGTTCACGATCAACGCCGGCATTCGCTGGGACATCGAGACCAACGGGATCAACAACTCCTACGTCACCCCGAAGGCGCTCGCCGATTCGCTTCGCCTCTTGGCGCCGCAGATGACGGTGGGGCAGCCCACCGCCAGCGGGACGGTGGTGCGCCGTCCGATCAACGACCTGGGCGGGATCGAGAACTTCATCACGACGGGCCGCAGCGATCGTCCCATCAACCTCGGTGCCATCCAGCCGCGGCTCGGCTTCTCGTACGACCTCAAGGGTGACGGGCGCACCGTCGTCTTCGGTGGCGTGGGCATCTACTTCGATCGCAACTACTGGAACACGCTGTTCGACGAGCAATACCTGCGCCAATTCCGCCGGCTCACCATCAACTTCAAGGACAGTTGCGCCGTGGACGAGTTCAACTGCGCGGTGTGGGACAGCCGCTTTGAAGACCCGGCGCAGTTGCGCACGTTGGGCTTCGCCACCGCTCCTGAGGTCTTCCTCGTCAAGAACAACCTCGAGGCGCCGCGCACCAACCAGTTCAGCGCCGGCGTGCGCCAGGCCATCGGCGGCTACCAGCTCACCGTGTCGTACAACGGCATTCGCGGCTACAACGGGATGAACTTCATCCGTGTGTCGCCGTGGGGCGGCTTTGCCCCGAACTACAGCACCATCTTCGCCACCGACGACCGGGTGAAGACGTGGTACGACGCCTTCCAGCTGCAAGCGTCCAAGCCGCTGGCGGGATCGCGCTGGGGCGGTTCGCTCGCCTACACGCTGGCAAAGATGGAGGAGCAGGGGCAGAGCACCGACCTGTTCTGGGGCTTTGATGACCGGTACACCACTGTTGCCGATCGCCCGAGGCGCGTGACGCCGGGGGACCAGCGGCACCAACTGGTCGCCAACGCCATCGTGCGTCTCCCGGCCGACTTCATGTTGAGCGGCGTGGTGAACCTGGGGACGGGGATCGCCTCCAGCGCCACCGACGCCAGCGCCGGGTGGGGGCAGTTCACCGAGAAGACGTACGTGTACCAGCCGCCGACGCGCGCCTTCCTCGGCGTGGGGCATGTCTTCAACAACCAGAACCTCGACATTCGCCTCGAGAAGGGATTCTTCGTGCGCGGCGGGCAGCGCGTGTCCATCTCGGCCGACCTGTACAACTCGCTCAACTCGCGCAACTTCGGCTGCTACGATGCCACCATCTTCCCGACGAGCGGGAACGCGAACCTGAAATACAACAAGCCCAACTGCGCCGCCCTTGGCCGACGGCTGCAAGTGGGGCTGCGCTATGGCCTGGTTCCGCAGGTCAATCGTTAG